A DNA window from Coffea arabica cultivar ET-39 chromosome 6c, Coffea Arabica ET-39 HiFi, whole genome shotgun sequence contains the following coding sequences:
- the LOC113693675 gene encoding probable calcium-binding protein CML36: MKLPKIDPRKLLTKYKRSQSRSVSRSEDLLNSFSSSGTSSSSDSSSSTSSLSNSKSVKKKLRTSKGSPATPTSVLPPTLSSEITSDEWSEISGGVYEDVKEAFKMIDKDGDGKITRDELEALLSRVGAEPPSAEELNMLLSEVDRDGDGCISLEEFEAIGSAFGPPSCDSEMRDAFDFFDTDHDGRITAEELYNVFRVIGDGQCTLDECQRMISGVGKNGVGFVCFEDFSRMMMQLHR, translated from the coding sequence ATGAAGCTGCCCAAGATCGACCCGCGAAAGCTGCTGACCAAGTACAAAAGATCCCAGTCTCGATCCGTTTCGAGATCCGAAGACCTGCTGAACTCCTTCAGTTCATCCGGCACCTCATCGTCTTCCGATTCCTCCTCCTCCACTTCCTCTTTATCCAACTCGAAATCCGTCAAGAAAAAGCTCAGGACCAGCAAAGGCTCCCCCGCAACGCCGACGAGCGTCCTCCCGCCGACGCTGTCGAGCGAAATCACCTCCGACGAGTGGTCCGAGATTTCGGGCGGCGTTTACGAAGACGTGAAGGAGGCGTTCAAGATGATTGACAAGGACGGGGACGGGAAAATCACTCGGGACGAGCTCGAGGCCCTGTTGAGCCGGGTGGGAGCCGAGCCGCCCAGCGCGGAGGAGCTGAACATGTTGTTGAGTGAAGTCGATAGGGATGGAGATGGGTGTATTAGTTTGGAGGAGTTTGAAGCGATCGGCTCGGCTTTCGGGCCGCCGTCTTGCGACTCCGAGATGAGGGACGCCTTTGACTTCTTCGACACCGACCACGACGGGAGGATTACCGCCGAGGAGTTGTACAACGTTTTTAGAGTGATTGGGGACGGGCAGTGCACGCTAGATGAGTGCCAGCGCATGATAAGCGGAGTAGGTAAAAATGGGGTTGGGTTCGTCTGCTTCGAGGACTTTTCCCGTATGATGATGCAGCTCCATAGATGA